One Erythrobacter sp. SDW2 genomic region harbors:
- a CDS encoding acyl-CoA dehydrogenase produces the protein MNFDDTPQEAAFRQEVRSWIDANAPKHLEAELKRASFGSNGLSSVDPVQAAKAWQKTKAEGGWACLHWPKEYGGGARTPIERVIWGQEEGVYGTLSGLFIIGQGMCGPTVMAWANEEWKEKLLPPLASGEEIWCQLFSEPASGSDLAGLRTRAVPAEDGSGDWIINGQKIWTSGAHISDWGLLITRTDPNVAKHKGLTMFFLRMDTPGVKVVPIKQANGASGFNEVYFSDVRIPDSQRLGPVGEGWKVSLTTLMNERLSIASGMSTGFPDLFKFCMEAEIDGEPAVADPAVRSRLAQFAVKQSGLKYTGMRAISALSKGETPGPENSIGKLVAGSTLQELAMFALDLQGESGAIWDEGSPQNGRFQAMLMRSPATRIEGGSDEILRNIIGERVLGLPGDIRVDKDVPFKDIPTTGG, from the coding sequence ATGAATTTCGACGACACACCGCAAGAAGCCGCCTTCCGCCAGGAAGTGCGCAGCTGGATCGACGCCAATGCGCCCAAGCATCTCGAGGCTGAGCTCAAACGCGCCAGCTTCGGTTCCAACGGGCTGAGCAGTGTTGATCCCGTCCAGGCGGCAAAGGCCTGGCAGAAGACCAAGGCCGAAGGCGGCTGGGCCTGCCTGCACTGGCCCAAGGAGTATGGCGGCGGCGCGCGGACCCCCATCGAGCGGGTGATCTGGGGGCAGGAGGAAGGCGTCTATGGCACGCTATCCGGCCTGTTCATCATCGGCCAGGGCATGTGCGGACCGACGGTGATGGCCTGGGCCAATGAGGAATGGAAAGAAAAGCTGCTGCCGCCGCTGGCGAGCGGGGAGGAGATCTGGTGCCAGCTCTTTTCCGAGCCGGCCAGCGGCTCCGACCTCGCGGGCCTGCGCACCCGTGCGGTCCCGGCCGAGGATGGCTCCGGTGACTGGATCATCAACGGCCAGAAGATCTGGACCAGCGGCGCGCATATCTCCGACTGGGGCCTGCTCATCACCCGCACCGATCCCAATGTGGCCAAGCACAAGGGCCTGACCATGTTCTTCCTGCGAATGGACACGCCGGGGGTGAAGGTCGTGCCGATCAAGCAGGCCAATGGTGCCTCCGGCTTCAACGAGGTCTATTTCTCCGACGTGCGCATCCCCGACTCCCAGCGCCTCGGGCCGGTCGGTGAGGGCTGGAAGGTCTCGCTCACCACGCTGATGAACGAACGGCTTTCCATCGCATCGGGCATGTCGACGGGTTTCCCCGACCTGTTCAAGTTCTGCATGGAAGCAGAGATCGACGGCGAACCGGCGGTCGCCGACCCGGCAGTGCGGTCACGCCTGGCGCAGTTCGCAGTCAAGCAGAGCGGGCTCAAATACACCGGCATGCGCGCCATCTCGGCCCTGTCGAAAGGCGAGACCCCGGGTCCGGAAAACTCGATCGGCAAGCTGGTGGCCGGTTCGACCCTGCAGGAACTGGCGATGTTCGCGCTCGACCTGCAAGGCGAGTCCGGTGCCATCTGGGACGAAGGCAGCCCACAGAACGGCCGCTTCCAGGCGATGCTGATGCGCTCCCCCGCGACTCGCATAGAAGGCGGTTCGGACGAAATCCTGCGCAACATCATCGGCGAACGCGTGCTGGGTCTGCCCGGCGATATCCGGGTCGACAAGGATGTGCCGTTCAAGGATATCCCGACTACAGGCGGCTGA
- a CDS encoding acyl-CoA dehydrogenase family protein — protein sequence MNLDFSAEQNESRQQVRRFLEDRCPPSAVRKVLEGEALYDADLYAGLAELGVLGAAIPEENGGVGLGHLELCVVAEELGRVLAPVPVASSIYLAAECLLQAGSEEQKSAWLPRLAAGEAIGCWAINEGSGRMGPGKVAAKLQGGRLTGTKSPVADGMIADFAIVLAKEGEDLSLCLVDLSAEGVSRESLKSIDPTRGQARLVFGGAPATSLGSAGDGWHIVTQVMDRAAILMGFEQLGGADRALQMARDYALERMAFGRQIGSFQAIKHMLADMYVSATLARSNCYYGAWALATSAAELPVAAATVRVSATNAFQHCAKNNIQTHGGMGFTWEFDCHLYYRRSNALALALGSLSTWESLLIERMSSGNLEAAA from the coding sequence ATGAATCTCGATTTCTCGGCCGAACAGAACGAATCGCGGCAACAGGTGCGGCGCTTCCTGGAGGATCGCTGCCCGCCCTCGGCAGTCCGCAAGGTCCTCGAAGGCGAGGCGCTATACGACGCCGATCTCTATGCCGGTCTGGCGGAACTGGGCGTGCTCGGCGCGGCGATCCCCGAGGAAAATGGCGGCGTCGGCCTCGGCCATCTGGAGCTGTGTGTCGTGGCGGAGGAACTGGGGCGGGTTCTTGCCCCCGTGCCCGTCGCGTCGTCGATCTATCTTGCCGCCGAGTGTCTGCTGCAGGCCGGCTCCGAAGAACAGAAGTCGGCATGGCTGCCCAGGCTGGCAGCTGGCGAAGCCATTGGCTGTTGGGCGATCAACGAAGGCAGCGGGCGGATGGGTCCGGGCAAAGTTGCCGCGAAGCTGCAAGGCGGCAGGTTGACCGGCACCAAGTCCCCGGTCGCAGATGGTATGATCGCGGACTTTGCTATCGTGCTGGCCAAGGAAGGCGAAGACTTGTCGCTGTGTTTGGTCGATCTCTCCGCAGAAGGCGTCAGCCGCGAAAGCCTCAAGTCGATCGACCCGACACGCGGACAGGCCCGGCTGGTGTTCGGCGGCGCGCCGGCCACTTCGCTCGGCAGTGCAGGCGACGGCTGGCATATAGTGACGCAGGTCATGGACCGGGCCGCCATCCTGATGGGGTTCGAACAACTGGGCGGCGCCGACCGGGCGCTGCAAATGGCGCGCGACTATGCGCTGGAGAGGATGGCCTTCGGGCGCCAGATTGGTTCGTTCCAGGCGATCAAGCACATGCTGGCGGACATGTATGTCTCGGCCACGCTGGCGCGCTCCAACTGCTATTACGGCGCATGGGCCCTGGCCACCAGTGCCGCCGAATTGCCTGTCGCGGCGGCCACTGTCCGCGTTTCGGCGACCAATGCGTTCCAGCATTGCGCCAAGAACAACATCCAGACGCATGGCGGCATGGGGTTCACCTGGGAATTCGACTGCCACCTCTACTACCGCCGCTCCAACGCGCTGGCGTTGGCGCTGGGATCGCTCTCCACCTGGGAAAGCCTGCTCATCGAACGGATGAGCTCAGGCAACCTCGAAGCGGCTGCTTGA
- a CDS encoding amidohydrolase family protein yields MHDGTGAAPQVCDIAISGGSIAAVGQIDGTAAEIIDAAGKIVTPGFVDVHTHFDGQVTWENRLSPSSGHGVTTAVMGNCGVGFAPCRPDQRDTLVKLMEGIEDIPEVVMVEGLPWNWETFPEYLDALEQRELDIDIATQIPHSALRVYVMGERAARIEAPTAEDLAAMRKLVAEGIEAGAFGVTTSRNVMHRTKAGDLAPSLYSDVDELCALAGGLTDADGGVFQIIPAPMEPAEEEFPILRQVAEQSGRPVSFTLLDVPNQPGDGWRFHMAGLEQAAADGLTIRGQVAPRPVGMFFGLDLSLHHFSSHPSYRAIAHLRLADRVATMRDPAFREKLLAEQPEDTNPTTLALIAAFRGAYQWQGKPNYEPDRQDRVDARAEAAGIPIDEYAYDALLAEDGHAVFYLPAANYTEGNLKSVREMLGSQHTVMALADGGAHYGLICDASFPTFFLQRWVRDAAPDERIDLADAIAELTSRPAALVGLTDRGRIAPGMKADFNVIDLDRLRLHVPTIEYDLPAGGKRMHQRAEGIVATVVSGKVTYRDGVHTGALPGRLVRRQNLAVAA; encoded by the coding sequence ATGCACGACGGCACAGGTGCTGCGCCGCAGGTCTGCGACATCGCGATCAGCGGCGGGAGCATTGCTGCGGTCGGGCAGATCGACGGGACTGCCGCCGAGATCATCGACGCCGCTGGCAAGATCGTCACCCCCGGCTTCGTCGACGTCCACACCCATTTCGATGGCCAAGTGACGTGGGAGAACCGGCTCTCGCCCTCGTCCGGCCATGGCGTGACCACGGCGGTCATGGGCAATTGCGGCGTCGGCTTCGCACCCTGCCGCCCCGATCAGCGCGATACGCTGGTCAAGCTGATGGAGGGGATCGAGGACATTCCCGAAGTGGTGATGGTCGAAGGCCTGCCCTGGAACTGGGAGACCTTTCCCGAGTACCTCGATGCGCTGGAACAGCGCGAACTCGACATCGATATCGCCACGCAAATCCCGCACTCCGCGCTGCGGGTCTATGTCATGGGCGAGCGTGCCGCCCGCATCGAAGCGCCCACCGCCGAGGACCTTGCCGCCATGCGCAAGCTGGTGGCGGAGGGGATCGAGGCCGGCGCGTTCGGCGTCACCACCTCGCGCAATGTCATGCACCGGACCAAGGCCGGCGACCTTGCGCCCAGCCTCTATTCCGATGTCGATGAATTGTGCGCGCTGGCAGGCGGCCTGACCGATGCCGATGGCGGGGTATTTCAGATCATCCCGGCACCGATGGAACCAGCCGAAGAGGAGTTTCCGATCCTGCGCCAGGTGGCCGAGCAATCCGGCCGGCCGGTGTCCTTCACCCTGCTCGACGTGCCGAACCAGCCGGGCGACGGCTGGCGCTTTCACATGGCGGGGCTGGAGCAGGCCGCCGCCGACGGGCTCACCATCCGTGGCCAGGTCGCGCCGCGACCGGTCGGCATGTTCTTCGGGCTCGACTTGTCGCTGCACCACTTCAGCAGCCATCCGAGCTACAGGGCGATTGCTCACCTCCGCCTGGCCGACCGCGTGGCGACGATGCGCGACCCAGCCTTCCGCGAGAAGTTGCTCGCCGAACAGCCCGAGGATACCAACCCTACCACGCTGGCGCTGATTGCGGCTTTTCGCGGGGCGTACCAGTGGCAGGGCAAGCCGAACTACGAGCCCGACAGGCAGGACCGGGTCGATGCCCGGGCCGAGGCAGCCGGTATCCCGATCGACGAATATGCCTATGACGCGCTGCTGGCGGAGGACGGGCACGCGGTCTTCTACCTGCCAGCCGCCAATTATACCGAGGGAAATCTCAAATCGGTCAGGGAAATGCTCGGCAGCCAGCATACGGTGATGGCGCTGGCCGACGGCGGCGCGCATTATGGCCTGATCTGCGATGCCAGCTTCCCCACCTTCTTCCTGCAGCGCTGGGTGCGCGATGCCGCGCCGGACGAGCGGATCGATCTGGCGGATGCCATTGCCGAACTCACCAGCCGCCCCGCGGCGCTGGTCGGACTGACCGATCGCGGGCGGATAGCGCCGGGCATGAAGGCCGATTTCAACGTGATCGACCTCGACCGGCTGAGGCTGCACGTCCCGACCATCGAATACGACCTGCCCGCAGGCGGCAAGCGCATGCACCAGCGGGCGGAAGGCATTGTTGCGACCGTGGTTTCCGGCAAGGTGACCTATCGCGACGGGGTCCACACGGGGGCGCTGCCCGGACGGCTGGTCCGGCGCCAGAACCTGGCCGTCGCCGCGTGA
- a CDS encoding alanine racemase, producing the protein MPRLSRRGLLISGGVVAVAGIGTMLARPAVGGGMHDPYYSALAKALREAGLMRPTLVIDRARLDANIAAIRQSTDAAGLPLRVVAKSLPSPQLLAHVMQGMGTDRMMVFSAEMLLQLIPLQPQASALMGKPLPVSEFVRVTEAVGSEATGRVQWLIDTPQRLEEYTTAAKARGVPLQVSFEIDVGLHRGGFADAAMLTDVARKAQANGATIAGLMGYDPHVPKMPSPDSAYEASQGAYSTAIAALKNAGIADPGALTLNSAGSPTFRWHCRSTVANEVSVGSAFVKPGDFDYDDLGDLLPAAFIATPVLKRDGDLQLPGLEPLSGPMHWFDRNTERGFFVHGGHWLAKPVSPPGLQYSSLFGRSSNQELLTGSHRIDLQPGDTVFYRPDQSEALFLQFGDIAVYDGGAIRERWPTLPISA; encoded by the coding sequence ATGCCTAGGCTGTCACGCCGGGGCCTGCTGATCAGCGGCGGTGTCGTCGCGGTCGCCGGGATAGGCACGATGCTGGCACGGCCAGCGGTGGGAGGCGGAATGCACGATCCCTATTACTCCGCGCTGGCCAAGGCGCTGCGCGAGGCAGGCCTGATGCGGCCCACGCTGGTGATCGACCGCGCGCGGCTCGACGCCAATATCGCCGCCATCCGCCAGAGCACCGATGCGGCCGGCTTGCCACTGCGGGTGGTCGCCAAGTCGCTCCCCTCGCCGCAATTGCTGGCCCATGTCATGCAGGGCATGGGGACCGACCGGATGATGGTGTTCAGCGCGGAGATGCTGCTGCAACTGATCCCGCTCCAGCCCCAAGCCAGTGCCCTGATGGGCAAGCCGCTTCCCGTAAGCGAGTTTGTCCGGGTGACCGAAGCTGTTGGGAGCGAAGCAACCGGCCGAGTCCAGTGGCTGATCGACACGCCGCAGCGGCTGGAAGAATACACAACCGCCGCAAAGGCGCGCGGCGTGCCCTTGCAGGTCAGCTTCGAGATCGATGTCGGGCTGCATCGCGGCGGCTTTGCCGATGCCGCAATGCTGACGGATGTCGCGCGCAAGGCGCAGGCAAACGGCGCCACCATCGCCGGACTGATGGGCTATGACCCGCATGTGCCCAAGATGCCCTCGCCCGACAGCGCTTATGAGGCGTCACAGGGGGCTTACTCGACCGCTATCGCCGCGCTCAAAAACGCGGGTATTGCCGACCCGGGCGCACTGACGCTCAACAGCGCCGGCAGCCCCACCTTCCGCTGGCATTGCCGCAGCACAGTTGCAAACGAGGTCTCCGTCGGCTCGGCTTTCGTCAAGCCGGGCGACTTCGACTATGACGACCTCGGCGACCTTCTTCCGGCTGCCTTCATCGCTACGCCGGTGCTGAAACGCGATGGCGATCTGCAATTGCCCGGCCTCGAGCCGCTGTCCGGCCCGATGCACTGGTTTGATCGCAACACCGAGCGCGGCTTCTTCGTCCATGGCGGGCACTGGCTGGCCAAGCCGGTCTCGCCGCCGGGGCTGCAATATTCCTCTCTGTTCGGCCGCTCCTCCAACCAGGAGCTGCTGACCGGATCGCACAGGATCGACCTCCAGCCGGGCGACACGGTGTTCTACCGCCCCGACCAGAGCGAGGCCCTGTTCCTGCAATTCGGCGATATCGCCGTCTATGACGGCGGAGCGATCCGCGAGCGCTGGCCGACCCTGCCGATCAGCGCCTGA
- a CDS encoding D-arabinono-1,4-lactone oxidase, translating to MTTRRKVLLGSAAAIAVGAGGLAGRVAWRDREPEVPPPLDKDGRALWSNWSGLEHAYPARRAAPADEAELAALLPAAPTPIRPVGAGHSFTAIVPTEGTLLSLDRLSGIAGSDAAAMTATVGAGTKLSALGPALAAIGQEMINLPDIDKQTLGGALATGTHGTGKGVPALHGRVTAMRLVAADGSVIECNADQRPEVFNAARVGLGAFGVLSQVTLENWPLSRVKKTVRVVDTEWVLSEWPALAEKHRNAEFLVLPFTGKSALVTHDITTEPVKPRGPDTDTEALMELKSLRDMFEFVPALRRKLAAHFLDQAPDEVAVDEGWKLLANARPVRFKEMEYHLPIEQQVGALREIIARIESDAKDVFFPIEARIIAPDDAWLSPFTGRESGSIAVHAYYKEAHDWMFRLIEPVFREAGGRPHWGKLHSLGAAELKALYPMFGEAMAVRKALDPQGRMLNPFLSKIFGNA from the coding sequence ATGACGACACGGCGCAAGGTCCTGCTCGGTTCGGCGGCCGCGATTGCCGTGGGTGCAGGCGGTCTCGCAGGCCGGGTCGCCTGGCGCGACCGCGAACCCGAGGTCCCGCCCCCGCTCGACAAGGACGGCCGCGCGCTGTGGAGCAACTGGTCGGGGCTGGAACATGCCTACCCCGCCCGCCGCGCCGCGCCCGCCGACGAAGCGGAGCTGGCCGCGCTGTTGCCCGCTGCGCCGACCCCGATCCGCCCGGTCGGCGCGGGGCACAGCTTCACCGCCATTGTCCCGACCGAAGGCACGCTGCTCTCGCTCGACCGCCTCAGCGGCATAGCGGGCAGCGATGCGGCGGCCATGACCGCCACCGTCGGTGCCGGGACCAAGCTCTCCGCGCTCGGCCCTGCCCTGGCCGCCATCGGGCAGGAAATGATCAACCTTCCCGATATCGACAAGCAGACGCTCGGCGGAGCGCTGGCGACGGGGACGCATGGGACCGGCAAGGGCGTACCGGCGCTGCATGGCCGGGTCACCGCCATGCGGCTGGTCGCGGCCGATGGCTCGGTGATCGAATGCAACGCGGATCAGCGGCCCGAGGTGTTCAACGCCGCCCGCGTCGGGCTCGGTGCCTTCGGTGTACTGAGCCAGGTGACACTGGAGAACTGGCCGCTGAGCCGGGTCAAGAAGACCGTGCGTGTGGTCGATACCGAGTGGGTCCTGAGCGAATGGCCCGCGCTTGCGGAAAAGCACCGCAACGCCGAATTCCTCGTCCTGCCCTTCACCGGCAAGTCGGCACTGGTGACGCACGACATCACCACCGAGCCGGTCAAGCCGCGCGGCCCCGATACCGACACGGAAGCGCTGATGGAATTGAAGAGCCTGCGCGACATGTTCGAATTCGTGCCCGCGCTGCGGCGGAAATTGGCCGCGCATTTCCTTGACCAGGCCCCGGACGAAGTGGCGGTCGATGAAGGCTGGAAGCTGCTCGCCAATGCGCGGCCCGTGCGGTTCAAGGAGATGGAGTACCACTTGCCCATCGAGCAGCAGGTCGGCGCGCTGCGCGAAATCATCGCCCGCATCGAAAGCGACGCCAAGGACGTGTTCTTCCCCATCGAAGCGCGCATCATCGCGCCTGATGACGCCTGGCTCTCCCCCTTCACCGGGCGCGAAAGCGGCTCCATCGCGGTCCATGCCTATTACAAGGAAGCGCATGACTGGATGTTCCGCCTGATCGAGCCGGTGTTCCGCGAGGCGGGGGGACGTCCGCACTGGGGTAAGCTCCATTCGCTGGGGGCGGCAGAGCTCAAGGCGCTCTACCCGATGTTCGGCGAAGCGATGGCGGTGCGCAAGGCGCTCGACCCGCAAGGGCGGATGCTCAATCCCTTCCTTTCGAAAATCTTCGGCAATGCCTAG
- a CDS encoding cytochrome c5 family protein: MIRGITPWLALAFAACGETEPPPRPLTEAESAALAPADARLAALYDGSCKACHTVKDAQAPLTGDRTQWDARWAKGEDALLASAIGGMGNMPAGGQCFECTPEDLKALVRFMAGREQ; the protein is encoded by the coding sequence ATGATACGCGGCATCACGCCCTGGCTGGCTCTGGCCTTTGCAGCTTGCGGCGAAACCGAGCCACCCCCCAGGCCGCTGACTGAAGCCGAGAGCGCCGCCCTGGCACCCGCCGATGCGCGCCTTGCCGCACTCTATGACGGGTCGTGCAAGGCCTGCCACACGGTCAAGGACGCGCAGGCCCCGCTGACCGGAGACCGCACCCAATGGGACGCGCGCTGGGCCAAGGGCGAGGATGCGCTTCTGGCCAGCGCGATTGGCGGCATGGGCAATATGCCGGCGGGCGGACAATGCTTCGAATGCACGCCGGAGGATCTCAAGGCGCTGGTGCGCTTCATGGCGGGAAGAGAACAATGA
- a CDS encoding TetR/AcrR family transcriptional regulator encodes MARKPTQQRAIATYEKLLDAAGALLEELGVERISTNLVAERAGVSPPTLYNYFTDKYDLLAALGERLMEQQNALVVLDPAQDEAALAASLVEHVRVTLAYPGGPWVMRMLRAVPQLAEVRLASHRSVAAQLVEALLVRDPALDRAIAERRARLAVEFGYAAVELVFDEDGRDVDAIMRDTARAIRGLLDLRP; translated from the coding sequence ATGGCACGAAAACCGACCCAGCAGCGAGCGATCGCCACCTATGAGAAGCTGCTCGATGCGGCGGGGGCGCTGCTGGAGGAATTGGGGGTGGAGCGGATTTCGACCAACCTCGTGGCCGAGCGCGCCGGGGTCAGCCCGCCGACGCTCTACAACTATTTCACCGACAAATACGACCTGCTGGCCGCGCTGGGCGAGCGGCTGATGGAGCAGCAGAATGCGCTGGTCGTGCTCGATCCCGCGCAGGACGAAGCGGCGCTGGCGGCCTCTCTGGTCGAACATGTGCGGGTGACGTTGGCCTACCCGGGCGGGCCGTGGGTGATGCGCATGCTCCGCGCCGTGCCGCAACTGGCGGAGGTGCGGCTCGCCTCGCATCGCAGCGTCGCCGCGCAATTGGTCGAGGCCCTGCTGGTGCGCGACCCTGCGCTCGATCGGGCCATCGCCGAGCGCCGGGCGCGGCTGGCGGTCGAGTTTGGCTATGCCGCGGTCGAACTGGTGTTCGACGAGGACGGCCGGGATGTCGACGCCATCATGCGTGACACCGCCCGCGCCATTCGCGGCTTGCTGGACCTGCGACCATAG
- a CDS encoding NAD(P)H-binding protein — translation MSPTDHPKRVLLFGASGTIGQAVAQELARAGHAVTCVVRSDPGESAFPGCAVRVAEVTAGGVDDAFAGDIEGAGFDAVISCLASRSGTAENARKVDYAANKAVLDAARRHGAAHMILLSAICVQRPLLAFQHAKLAFEQELRASGLTWTIVRPTAFFKSLSGQVARVAAGKPFLLFGNGELTRCKPISDGDLARYIVACLGDPARHNRVLPIGGPGPAISPREQGAMLFELTGKPPRYRSVPVGVFTVAATVLGALGKLSHWAAEKAEYARIARYYATQSMLVLDPASGEYSESATPETGSETLREHYAGILSER, via the coding sequence ATGAGCCCCACCGACCATCCCAAGCGCGTGCTCCTGTTCGGGGCGAGCGGCACCATCGGGCAGGCCGTGGCGCAGGAACTGGCCCGCGCCGGTCATGCCGTGACCTGCGTGGTGCGCAGCGATCCGGGCGAGAGCGCCTTTCCCGGCTGCGCGGTCCGTGTCGCGGAGGTGACGGCCGGGGGCGTGGATGATGCCTTTGCCGGTGACATTGAGGGTGCTGGCTTCGACGCGGTCATCTCCTGCCTCGCTTCGCGCAGCGGCACGGCGGAGAATGCACGGAAGGTCGATTACGCCGCCAACAAGGCCGTGCTTGACGCGGCCCGGCGGCATGGCGCGGCGCACATGATCCTGCTCTCCGCCATCTGCGTCCAGCGGCCGCTGCTGGCGTTCCAGCACGCCAAGCTCGCCTTCGAGCAGGAGCTGCGCGCAAGCGGCCTGACCTGGACCATCGTGCGCCCGACCGCCTTCTTCAAGTCGCTCTCGGGCCAGGTGGCGCGGGTGGCGGCGGGCAAGCCCTTCCTGCTGTTCGGCAATGGCGAGCTGACCCGGTGCAAGCCGATCAGCGACGGCGACCTGGCGCGGTATATCGTCGCCTGCCTGGGCGATCCGGCGCGGCACAACCGCGTGCTCCCCATCGGCGGCCCCGGCCCGGCCATCAGCCCGCGCGAGCAGGGCGCAATGCTGTTCGAACTGACGGGCAAGCCACCCCGCTATCGCAGCGTCCCTGTGGGGGTGTTCACTGTGGCAGCAACCGTGCTGGGCGCGCTCGGCAAGCTCTCGCACTGGGCGGCGGAGAAAGCCGAATACGCCCGCATCGCGCGCTACTACGCCACCCAGTCGATGCTGGTGCTGGACCCCGCGAGCGGTGAGTATAGCGAGAGCGCAACGCCGGAGACGGGTTCGGAGACGTTGCGGGAGCACTATGCGGGGATTCTGAGTGAGCGCTAA
- the kbl gene encoding glycine C-acetyltransferase, producing MYGDFRAHLQAELDAIEAQNLTKNERRIASQQDATVTVDGRELINLCANNYLGLANNPEIMAAAREGLDERGFGMASVRFICGTQDIHKELEAELSDFLGMEDTILYPSCFDANGGLFETLLGAEDAVISDELNHASIIDGIRLSKAQRYRYKNNDMADLEEQLKAADVAGARFKLITTDGVFSMDGHIARLDEVCDLAEKYGALVHFDDCHATGFLGASGRGTHEYRGCMDRVDITTGTLGKALGGASGGYTSARKEVVALLRQRSRPYLFSNTVAPPVVAGGLKAMEVVRRGEAREKLMRNTKRFREGLEAIGFDLIPGEHPIIPIMFYEADKAARFAQEAMAEGVYVTAFSFPVVPRGKARIRTQMSSALDDSDIDTALAAFERALARV from the coding sequence ATGTACGGCGACTTCCGGGCCCATCTGCAGGCCGAACTGGACGCGATCGAAGCGCAGAACCTGACCAAGAACGAGCGCCGCATCGCCTCGCAGCAGGATGCGACGGTGACGGTGGACGGGCGCGAGCTGATCAACCTGTGCGCCAACAACTACCTCGGCCTCGCCAACAATCCCGAGATCATGGCGGCGGCGCGCGAGGGGCTGGACGAGCGCGGCTTCGGCATGGCCTCGGTCCGCTTCATCTGCGGCACGCAGGACATCCACAAAGAGCTCGAGGCCGAGCTGTCGGACTTCCTCGGGATGGAAGACACCATCCTCTATCCCAGCTGCTTCGATGCCAACGGGGGTCTGTTCGAGACGCTGCTGGGCGCGGAAGACGCAGTCATTTCCGACGAGCTCAACCACGCCAGCATCATCGACGGCATTCGCCTGTCGAAGGCGCAGCGCTATCGCTACAAGAACAACGACATGGCCGACCTCGAGGAACAGCTCAAGGCGGCCGATGTGGCAGGCGCGCGGTTCAAGCTGATCACCACCGACGGCGTGTTCTCGATGGACGGCCACATCGCCCGGCTCGACGAGGTCTGCGACCTGGCCGAGAAATACGGCGCGCTGGTCCACTTCGACGACTGCCACGCCACCGGCTTCCTCGGCGCGAGCGGGCGCGGGACGCATGAATATCGCGGCTGCATGGACCGGGTGGACATCACCACCGGCACGCTGGGCAAGGCGCTGGGCGGGGCGAGCGGCGGCTATACCTCGGCCAGGAAGGAAGTCGTCGCGCTGCTGCGCCAGCGTTCGCGCCCCTACCTGTTCTCCAACACCGTCGCCCCGCCGGTGGTCGCGGGCGGGCTCAAGGCAATGGAAGTGGTCCGCCGCGGCGAAGCGCGCGAGAAGCTGATGCGCAACACGAAGCGGTTCCGCGAGGGGCTGGAGGCGATCGGCTTCGACCTGATCCCGGGCGAACATCCGATCATCCCGATCATGTTCTACGAAGCCGACAAGGCGGCGCGGTTTGCGCAGGAGGCGATGGCCGAAGGCGTCTATGTGACCGCCTTCTCCTTCCCCGTGGTCCCGCGCGGCAAGGCACGGATCCGCACGCAGATGTCCTCTGCCCTGGACGACAGCGATATCGACACCGCACTGGCAGCGTTCGAGCGAGCGCTGGCGCGGGTTTAG
- the tdh gene encoding L-threonine 3-dehydrogenase produces MKALVKSKPGIGLTMEDVPVPAIGINDVLIKVRRTAICGTDVHIWKWDEWAQKTIPVPMIVGHEFVGEIVETGSNVNDFHPGQIVSGEGHVVCGRCRNCMAGRRHMCAHAEGIGVNRPGAFAEYLALPAANVWVHDPKIDLDVASLFDPYGNAVHTALQFDVLGEDVLVVGAGPIGIMAAAVCRHAGARHVVITDLNDDRLALAAKMGATRTVNVGREDLKQVQADLGMTEGFDVGLEMSGSEAGFASMVDNMAHGGKIAILGLPAGDVRIDWHKVIFNMLTLKGVYGREIFETWYKMQVFIQSGLDLTPIITHRFKADDFEQGFAAMLSGEAAKVVLNWE; encoded by the coding sequence ATGAAGGCCCTCGTCAAGTCCAAGCCCGGGATCGGGCTGACCATGGAAGACGTTCCCGTTCCCGCCATCGGCATCAACGATGTGCTGATCAAGGTTCGCCGCACCGCCATCTGCGGTACCGACGTGCATATCTGGAAGTGGGACGAATGGGCCCAGAAGACCATTCCGGTGCCGATGATCGTGGGCCATGAATTCGTCGGCGAGATTGTCGAGACCGGGTCCAACGTCAACGATTTCCACCCCGGCCAGATCGTCTCGGGCGAAGGGCACGTCGTCTGCGGCCGCTGCCGCAACTGCATGGCGGGCCGCCGCCACATGTGCGCCCATGCCGAAGGGATCGGGGTCAACCGCCCGGGCGCCTTTGCCGAGTACCTCGCTCTTCCCGCCGCCAATGTGTGGGTTCACGATCCGAAGATCGACCTCGATGTCGCTTCGCTGTTCGATCCCTATGGCAATGCCGTCCACACCGCGCTGCAGTTCGACGTGCTGGGCGAGGACGTGCTGGTGGTCGGCGCCGGGCCGATCGGGATCATGGCCGCTGCCGTCTGCCGCCATGCCGGGGCGCGGCATGTCGTCATCACCGACCTCAACGACGACCGCCTGGCGCTTGCCGCGAAAATGGGCGCGACCCGCACCGTCAATGTCGGGCGCGAGGATCTGAAGCAGGTGCAGGCCGATCTCGGCATGACCGAAGGCTTCGACGTCGGGCTGGAGATGTCGGGCAGCGAAGCCGGTTTCGCTTCGATGGTCGACAACATGGCGCACGGCGGCAAGATCGCCATCCTCGGGCTGCCGGCGGGCGACGTGCGGATCGACTGGCACAAGGTCATCTTCAACATGCTGACGCTCAAGGGCGTCTATGGCCGCGAGATTTTCGAGACCTGGTACAAGATGCAGGTCTTCATCCAGAGCGGGCTCGACCTGACCCCGATCATCACCCACCGCTTCAAGGCGGACGATTTCGAGCAGGGCTTTGCCGCGATGCTTTCGGGCGAAGCGGCCAAGGTCGTCCTCAACTGGGAGTAG